The Salminus brasiliensis chromosome 3, fSalBra1.hap2, whole genome shotgun sequence genome contains a region encoding:
- the LOC140551963 gene encoding lectin BRA-3-like, translated as SVLEFVEGTIPCTSQVLLLSSLTNEVLSVAAEELKSHLHQVQAKYEDALRHIASFNETEKKYKELKVKYRMAHEAFSNCSGSHNCGQCGDGWKPFGVKCYYFSTDKLNWMNSRDRCAEKGGHLVIITSRAEQDFVTSGLEETHWIGLNDLEIEGKWMWVNNQSLAETGVTFWLERNDEPDEPDNWKNEDPSGENCASLGNEGGYTHSWFDSSCSKLKKYVCEK; from the exons AGCGTCCTTGAGTTTGTGGAAGGCACTATACCTTGTACCTCACAGGTTTTGCTGTTATCGAGCTTGACTAATGAAGTGCTTTCAGTTGCAGCAGAAGAGTTGAAATCGCATCTACACCAGGTTCAAGCGAAATATGAGGATGCATTACGACATATTGCTTCTTTCAATG aaacagaaaaaaagtatAAAGAGCTGAAGGTCAAGTATCGCATGGCCCATGAAGCCTTCTCTAACTGCAGTG GATCCCATAATTGTGGGCAATGTGGAGATGGATGGAAGCCTTTTGGTGTGAAGTGTTACTACTTCTCcactgataaactgaactggatGAACAGTAGAGATCGCTGTGCTGAGAAAGGAGGACACCTGGTTATAATAACCAGCCGAGCTGAGCAG GATTTTGTAACTTCAGGCTTAGAGGAAACTCACTGGATCGGGCTGAATGACTTGGAGATTGAGGGAAAATGGATGTGGGTGAACAACCAGTCCCTGGCTGAGACGGGTGTAAC ATTCTGGCTTGAGAGGAATGACGAACCAGATGAGCCTGATAACTGGAAAAATGAAGACCCTTCAGGAGAGAACTGTGCTAGTCTGGGGAATGAAGGGGGTTATACACATTCATGGTTTGATTCTTCCTGCAGTAAACTGAAGAAATACGTCTGTGAGAAATAA
- the LOC140551964 gene encoding uncharacterized protein: protein MWKKGMLKSTNSTMDERLTDKHCFVLLRQKIKMLLPVCVCVCVLGTVTHFLSSKNAFFTFPDIRELKAVVCTKDTEMDPIYTNIELLTTAGKEISKDVSDHTGCSFRERDPPPCTKTLKFLIVALGLLLLCALTALCVLVVLYFNKGVSSESLSDQCGSAVERMSVQLHNATAAVKELKSHLDRVQADYENAQAQYTRQVVLFNELARKYEALTVEYRTLHEALSNCSGCQNCGQCGEGWRRLGLKCYYFSTDKLDWRNSRDRCAEKGGHLVIITSQNEQNFVTSSLEETHWIGLNDLETEGKWMWVNDQSLTETGVIFWFERKDEPDEPDNWKHEDPSGENCASLGNEEGYTHLWFDSSCSKLKKYVCEK from the exons ATGTGGAAGAAGGGAATGCTGAAATCAACAAACAGCACTATGGATGAGAGATTAACAGATAAGCATtgttttgtgcttctaagacaaaaaataaaaatgttactgcctgtttgtgtgtgtgtgtgtgtgttgggcacAGTAACACACTTCCTCTCTAGTAAAAATGCGTTCTTCACATTTCCTGATATCAGAGAGTTAAAGGCAGTGGTGTGCACTAAAGATACAGAAATGGACCCcatttatacaaatattgaGCTCCTCACAACAGCTGGAAAGGAAATCTCCAAAG ATGTTTCAGACCACACTGGCTGCTCGTTCAGAGAGAGGGACCCGCCTCCTTGTACAAAAACCCTGAAGTTCCTTATTGTTGCTCTTGGCCTCCTCCTGCTCTGTGCTTTAACGGCACTCTGTGTTCTTGTGGTCCTGT ATTTTAATAAAGGAGTCTCTTCTGAATCATTAAGTGATCAGTGTGGCAGTGCTGTAGAACGAATGTCAGTTCAGCTACACAATGCCACTG CTGCAGTTAAAGAGTTAAAATCACATTTGGATCGGGTCCAAGCGGACTACGAGAATGCACAAGCACAGTACACAAGACAGGTGGTTTTATTCAATG AACTGGCAAGAAAGTATGAAGCGCTAACGGTCGAGTATCGCACACTCCACGAAGCCTTGTCTAACTGCAGTG GGTGTCAGAACTGTGGACAATGTGGAGAGGGATGGAGGCGTTTGGGTCTAAAGTGTTACTACTTCTCCACTGATAAACTGGACTGGAGGAACAGTAGAGATCGCTGTGCTGAGAAAGGAGGACACCTGGTTATAATAACCAGTCAAAATGAGCAG AATTTTGTAACTTCAAGTCTTGAAGAAACTCACTGGATCGGGCTGAATGACTTGGAGACTGAGGGAAAGTGGATGTGGGTGAACGACCAGTCCCTGACTGAGACGGGTGTAAT ATTCTGGTTTGAGAGGAAGGACGAACCAGATGAGCCTGATAACTGGAAACATGAAGACCCTTCAGGAGAGAACTGTGCTAGTCTGGGGAATGAAGAGGGTTATACACATTTATGGTTTGATTCTTCCTGCAGTAAACTAAAGAAATACGTCTGTGAGAAATAA